A window of the Gossypium hirsutum isolate 1008001.06 chromosome A03, Gossypium_hirsutum_v2.1, whole genome shotgun sequence genome harbors these coding sequences:
- the LOC107927985 gene encoding serine/threonine-protein kinase SRK2E isoform X3 → MEYASGGELFERICNAGRFSEDEARFFFQQLISGVSYCHAMQVCHRDLKLENTLLDGSPAPRLKICDFGYSKSSVLHSQPKSTVGTPAYIAPEVLLKKEYDGKIADVWSCGVTLYVMLVGAYPFEDPEDPKNFHKTIHRILNVQYSIPDYVHISPECRHLISRIFVADPSQRISIPEIRNHEWFLKNLPADLMDENTMNNQFEEADQPMQSVDEIMQIISEATIPAANTNSLNHYLTGSLDIDDDMEEDLDSDPELDIDSSGEIIYAM, encoded by the exons ATGGAATATGCTTCCGGTGGCGAGCTATTCGAGCGGATATGTAATGCAGGCCGGTTTAGTGAGGATGAG GCACGTTTCTTCTTTCAACAGCTTATATCGGGAGTTAGTTATTGTCATGCAATG CAAGTATGCCATCGAGACTTGAAATTGGAGAACACGCTACTCGATGGGAGTCCGGCTCCTCGTTTGAAGATTTGTGACTTCGGGTACTCTAAG TCCTCAGTGCTGCATTCTCAACCAAAATCGACGGTCGGAACTCCTGCTTATATAGCTCCGGAAGTGTTACTCAAGAAAGAGTATGATGGAAAG ATTGCAGATGTCTGGTCTTGTGGGGTAACCTTATATGTCATGTTGGTTGGAGCATATCCTTTTGAAGACCCCGAGGATCCTAAGAACTTCCACAAAACGATTCAT CGGATTTTAAATGTCCAGTACTCGATCCCTGACTATGTCCATATATCTCCCGAGTGCCGTCATCTGATCTCGAGGATCTTTGTGGCCGACCCCTCACAA AGGATATCCATTCCCGAAATTAGGAACCATGAGTGGTTTCTAAAGAACCTACCGGCAGATCTCATGGACGAGAACACAATGAACAACCAGTTTGAAGAAGCTGATCAACCGATGCAGAGTGTCGACGAAATCATGCAGATCATTTCCGAAGCTACTATCCCTGCGGCCAATACGAATAGTCTCAATCATTATTTAACCGGTAGCCTTGACATTGACGATGATATGGAAGAGGACCTGGACAGCGATCCTGAACTTGACATTGATAGTAGTGGAGAGATAATATATGCAATGTGA